Proteins encoded by one window of Polyodon spathula isolate WHYD16114869_AA chromosome 16, ASM1765450v1, whole genome shotgun sequence:
- the LOC121328320 gene encoding DNA fragmentation factor subunit alpha-like isoform X2, whose protein sequence is MTEEKPCKVCNFSRQKSYGIAVRSLEDLKIKGRETLGMDSKVLVSVVLEDDGTIVEDEAYFMCLPSNTKFMILNSKERWGPATRVDGGTAWLGESIDSDEMDSAFTGTESWRGLAQQLKRDLSSIILMSEEELQCLVDVSCEELARELGHKETKVQSLQDALQRVLDQREEERQSREILQLYLQAAEKETSPASTGCSQEDDVTDGMEVDSTKETAGQSSKFCQRTLMVLKGKTSPETRLSNQDLQLVLNEGLQNLSAALSWDTEKAKDLLQACEEELEKRLNKVQALQSLRNCTQETEEEGNTQSKRRKKAPFQP, encoded by the exons ATGACAGAAGAAAAACCTTGTAAAGTCTGCAACTTTTCACGTCAAAAATCGTATGGAATTGCTGTCCGGTCTCTGGAAGACCTAAAAATTAAAG GACGTGAGACGTTAGGCATGGACTCCAAGGTGCTGGTCTCTGTGGTGTTAGAGGACGATGGCACCATTGTGGAAGATGAGGCATACTTCATGTGCTTACCATCTAACACCAAGTTCATGATTCTGAATAGCAAAGAGAGATGGGGTCCTGCAACCAGAG TTGATGGCGGGACTGCCTGGTTAGGTGAGAGTATTGACAGCGATGAGATGGACAGCGCTTTCACTGGCACCGAATCGTGGAGGGGTCTGGCACAGCAGCTGAAACGAGATCTCTCCAGCATCATACTGATGTCCGAAGAGGAACTCCAG TGTCTTGTGGATGTATCCTGTGAGGAGCTGGCCAGGGAGCTGGGACACAAAGAGACTAAAGTGCAGAGCCTGCAGGACGCCCTCCAGAGGGTTCTGGACCAGAGGGAAGAGGAGCGGCAGTCCAGGGAGATCCTGCAGCTCTACCTTCAGGCTGCAGAGAAGGAAACAAGCCCAGCAAGTACAGGCTGCAGCCAGGAGG ATGATGTCACTGATGGAATGGAGGTGGACTCCACCAAGGAGACTGCTGGACAGAGTTCCAAGTTCTGCCAAAGAACACTCATGGTTCTGAAGGGTAAAACGAGCCCTGAAACCAGGCTGTCTAACCAAGACCTGCAG TTGGTGTTGAATGAAGGCTTGCAGAACCTGTCTGCGGCGCTGAGCTGGGACACAGAGAAAGCGAAGGATCTGCTGCAGGCTTGCGAGGAGGAGCTGGAGAAACGCTTAAACAAAGTGCAGGCTTTGCAGTCCCTCAGGAACTGCACCCAGGAGACTGAGGAAGAGGGAAACACACAGTCCAAACGCAGAAAAAAGGCTCCCTTTCAACCTTAA
- the LOC121328320 gene encoding DNA fragmentation factor subunit alpha-like isoform X1, giving the protein MTEEKPCKVCNFSRQKSYGIAVRSLEDLKIKGRETLGMDSKVLVSVVLEDDGTIVEDEAYFMCLPSNTKFMILNSKERWGPATRVDGGTAWLGESIDSDEMDSAFTGTESWRGLAQQLKRDLSSIILMSEEELQCLVDVSCEELARELGHKETKVQSLQDALQRVLDQREEERQSREILQLYLQAAEKETSPASTGCSQEVDDVTDGMEVDSTKETAGQSSKFCQRTLMVLKGKTSPETRLSNQDLQLVLNEGLQNLSAALSWDTEKAKDLLQACEEELEKRLNKVQALQSLRNCTQETEEEGNTQSKRRKKAPFQP; this is encoded by the exons ATGACAGAAGAAAAACCTTGTAAAGTCTGCAACTTTTCACGTCAAAAATCGTATGGAATTGCTGTCCGGTCTCTGGAAGACCTAAAAATTAAAG GACGTGAGACGTTAGGCATGGACTCCAAGGTGCTGGTCTCTGTGGTGTTAGAGGACGATGGCACCATTGTGGAAGATGAGGCATACTTCATGTGCTTACCATCTAACACCAAGTTCATGATTCTGAATAGCAAAGAGAGATGGGGTCCTGCAACCAGAG TTGATGGCGGGACTGCCTGGTTAGGTGAGAGTATTGACAGCGATGAGATGGACAGCGCTTTCACTGGCACCGAATCGTGGAGGGGTCTGGCACAGCAGCTGAAACGAGATCTCTCCAGCATCATACTGATGTCCGAAGAGGAACTCCAG TGTCTTGTGGATGTATCCTGTGAGGAGCTGGCCAGGGAGCTGGGACACAAAGAGACTAAAGTGCAGAGCCTGCAGGACGCCCTCCAGAGGGTTCTGGACCAGAGGGAAGAGGAGCGGCAGTCCAGGGAGATCCTGCAGCTCTACCTTCAGGCTGCAGAGAAGGAAACAAGCCCAGCAAGTACAGGCTGCAGCCAGGAGG TAGATGATGTCACTGATGGAATGGAGGTGGACTCCACCAAGGAGACTGCTGGACAGAGTTCCAAGTTCTGCCAAAGAACACTCATGGTTCTGAAGGGTAAAACGAGCCCTGAAACCAGGCTGTCTAACCAAGACCTGCAG TTGGTGTTGAATGAAGGCTTGCAGAACCTGTCTGCGGCGCTGAGCTGGGACACAGAGAAAGCGAAGGATCTGCTGCAGGCTTGCGAGGAGGAGCTGGAGAAACGCTTAAACAAAGTGCAGGCTTTGCAGTCCCTCAGGAACTGCACCCAGGAGACTGAGGAAGAGGGAAACACACAGTCCAAACGCAGAAAAAAGGCTCCCTTTCAACCTTAA